From a region of the Tateyamaria omphalii genome:
- a CDS encoding ABC transporter permease, with protein MNFLALFDLSVLDSTVRLATPLLLACLAGLFSERAGIFDIGLEGKMLFAAFFSAAVAAMTGSVWMGLLAGIAASMALSGIHGLASITFRGNQLISGVAINFLAAGLTVLIAQDWFQQGGRTPSLIGGGRFEPITLPFAEALRGVPFVGPIYAELISGHSILVYVALLAVPGTWWLLFRTRFGLRLRAVGENPAAVDTAGVSVVGLRFVAVGICGMLCGIAGAYLATGLQAGFVKDMTAGRGFIALAALIFAKWRPWHALWATLLFGYLQAIALRPDIIEGALGFRVQVQLLDALPYILTVVILAGFVGKAIPPRAGGEPYVKER; from the coding sequence ATGAATTTCCTCGCCCTTTTCGACCTTTCGGTTTTGGACTCAACCGTGCGTTTGGCGACGCCTTTGTTGCTGGCCTGTCTGGCGGGCCTGTTTTCGGAACGGGCTGGGATCTTTGACATCGGGCTTGAGGGCAAGATGCTGTTTGCCGCCTTCTTCTCCGCGGCAGTGGCGGCGATGACCGGGTCGGTTTGGATGGGCTTGTTGGCGGGCATCGCGGCGTCGATGGCGCTGTCAGGGATTCACGGGCTCGCGTCTATCACGTTCCGGGGCAATCAGTTGATATCGGGAGTGGCCATCAACTTCCTCGCCGCTGGTCTGACCGTTCTGATCGCGCAGGATTGGTTCCAGCAAGGTGGTCGCACGCCGTCCCTGATCGGGGGCGGGCGGTTCGAGCCGATCACCCTGCCCTTTGCCGAGGCCTTACGCGGTGTGCCGTTTGTCGGTCCGATCTATGCCGAGCTGATCTCGGGCCACTCCATCCTTGTCTACGTTGCGCTGCTGGCGGTGCCCGGAACGTGGTGGCTGTTGTTCCGCACGCGCTTTGGTCTGCGTCTGCGCGCCGTGGGTGAGAACCCGGCGGCGGTCGATACGGCGGGTGTGTCTGTCGTGGGCCTGCGGTTTGTGGCCGTGGGCATTTGCGGCATGTTGTGTGGGATTGCCGGGGCGTATCTGGCGACGGGTCTGCAGGCGGGGTTCGTCAAGGATATGACCGCGGGGCGCGGGTTTATTGCGCTGGCGGCGCTGATCTTTGCCAAGTGGCGGCCCTGGCACGCGCTATGGGCGACGCTGCTGTTTGGCTATCTGCAAGCCATCGCATTGCGGCCCGACATCATCGAGGGCGCCTTGGGTTTCCGGGTGCAGGTCCAGCTTTTGGATGCGCTGCCCTATATCCTGACGGTGGTGATCCTGGCCGGGTTCGTGGGCAAGGCCATTCCGCCCCGTGCGGGGGGCGAACCCTATGTGAAGGAACGCTAG
- a CDS encoding ABC transporter permease, whose product MDVMPKWAEVILVPLISLILAAILSALVILAIGEDPVAAVNLMVTGALGSTYGWGYTLYYATNFMFTGLAVSVAFHAGLFNIGGEGQAMLGGLGVALVLLFIPWPHWTVALLAATLGAAVFGALWAAIPAYLQAKRGSHIVITTIMFNFIAAAVLNYMLVNQLRPQGAMDPATARFAETVHLPNLHQLLAPIGINFSKAAPANVSLVIAIIACVLVWLLIWRTPLGLEIRSYGKSGRAAKYAGIGAVRITLVAMLISGALAGMMAINNVMGEAERLVLNAVEGAGFIGIAVALMGRSHPFGVFLAAILFGFLYQGGAELALWTSIPRELIVVIQALVILFTGALDNMVRMPLEKVFLAARTARTSKSVEPAE is encoded by the coding sequence ATGGATGTGATGCCCAAATGGGCCGAGGTGATCCTTGTCCCGCTGATTTCCCTGATCCTGGCCGCGATCCTGTCGGCGCTTGTCATCCTTGCCATCGGCGAGGACCCCGTGGCCGCCGTGAACCTGATGGTCACGGGCGCGCTGGGGTCAACTTATGGCTGGGGCTATACCCTCTATTACGCGACGAACTTCATGTTCACCGGGCTGGCCGTATCGGTCGCCTTTCACGCCGGGCTGTTCAATATCGGCGGTGAGGGGCAGGCCATGCTGGGCGGGCTTGGCGTGGCGTTGGTGTTGCTGTTCATTCCGTGGCCGCACTGGACCGTGGCCTTGCTGGCCGCGACGCTGGGGGCTGCGGTGTTCGGTGCGCTTTGGGCGGCGATCCCCGCCTATCTACAGGCCAAGCGGGGCAGCCATATCGTGATCACGACGATCATGTTCAATTTTATCGCCGCCGCTGTTCTGAACTACATGCTGGTGAACCAATTGCGCCCCCAAGGGGCAATGGACCCGGCCACCGCCCGCTTTGCCGAGACGGTGCATCTGCCGAACCTGCACCAGTTGCTGGCGCCGATCGGCATCAATTTCTCCAAGGCGGCGCCCGCGAACGTGTCGCTGGTCATCGCGATCATTGCGTGTGTCCTTGTTTGGCTGCTCATTTGGCGCACGCCTTTGGGGCTGGAAATCCGATCCTACGGCAAATCGGGCCGGGCCGCGAAGTATGCGGGCATCGGGGCGGTGCGCATCACGTTGGTGGCCATGCTGATCTCGGGCGCGTTGGCGGGCATGATGGCGATCAACAACGTGATGGGCGAGGCGGAACGGCTGGTTCTGAACGCGGTCGAAGGGGCCGGGTTTATCGGCATCGCGGTGGCGCTGATGGGGCGCAGCCATCCGTTTGGCGTGTTTCTGGCCGCGATCCTGTTTGGCTTTCTCTACCAGGGCGGGGCGGAACTGGCGCTGTGGACGTCGATCCCGCGCGAGTTGATCGTGGTGATCCAGGCGCTGGTGATCCTGTTCACAGGTGCGCTCGACAACATGGTGCGTATGCCGCTTGAGAAAGTGTTTCTGGCGGCGCGTACGGCACGCACGTCCAAATCGGTTGAGCCGGCGGAGTAA
- a CDS encoding 1-acyl-sn-glycerol-3-phosphate acyltransferase — translation MMTTVELPLWLFVLIVLFAAVTFASHFLFPSVRWFFRRRLERAVAQLNERLTRPIEPFKLARRHDMIQRLIYDPEVSEAIIAHANENDVPENVAFEKARRYAREIVPSFSAFAYFSFGARVARWLATALYDVRTGLNNDQQIQSADSEATVVFVMNHRSNMDYVLVTYLAAQASALSYAVGEWARVWPLSRLIKSMGAYFIRRKSRGALYRAVLARYVRMATQGGVTQAIFPEGGLSVNGRLMPLKKGLLSYVVDGSEPHKRDVVFVPVAINYDRVLEDRVLIAADKRGDRRFGVSITVVMAAILRLLWQWVTRRYRKFGTASVVFGPPVSLAALGDDVELDDLAQTLRDRIQDVMPVPFVPLLCRLFLMSPDPIAEHDMMHEVKAAVPSTRGTRPALIDADLNTRITRALTDMEQRGMLRRSPDGWTMEQNETALFRFYANSIGDLYPDSVTIGDAARAKS, via the coding sequence ATGATGACAACCGTTGAACTCCCCCTTTGGCTCTTTGTGCTGATCGTGCTGTTCGCGGCTGTGACCTTTGCCTCGCACTTCCTGTTCCCCTCCGTCCGCTGGTTCTTTCGGCGCAGGCTGGAACGGGCGGTGGCACAACTGAACGAACGCCTGACCCGGCCCATCGAGCCGTTCAAGCTGGCGCGGCGGCACGACATGATCCAGCGCCTGATCTACGACCCCGAAGTGTCCGAGGCCATTATCGCACATGCCAATGAAAACGATGTCCCGGAAAACGTGGCCTTCGAAAAGGCGCGACGCTATGCGCGTGAAATCGTGCCCAGCTTCTCCGCCTTCGCCTATTTCAGCTTCGGCGCCCGCGTCGCACGGTGGCTGGCCACCGCACTCTATGATGTGCGCACCGGGCTCAACAACGATCAGCAGATTCAAAGCGCGGATTCCGAGGCCACCGTCGTGTTCGTCATGAACCACCGCAGCAACATGGACTATGTCCTTGTCACGTACCTCGCCGCGCAGGCCTCCGCCCTCAGCTATGCCGTGGGGGAGTGGGCGCGGGTCTGGCCGCTGTCCCGCCTGATCAAGTCGATGGGCGCCTATTTCATCCGGCGCAAATCCCGCGGCGCGCTCTACCGCGCGGTTCTGGCGCGCTATGTTCGCATGGCGACCCAGGGTGGGGTGACGCAGGCCATCTTCCCCGAAGGCGGGCTGAGTGTGAACGGCCGCCTCATGCCGCTGAAAAAGGGGCTCCTGTCCTACGTGGTGGACGGGTCCGAACCGCACAAGCGCGACGTCGTCTTTGTCCCCGTCGCCATCAATTACGACCGCGTGCTCGAGGACCGCGTGCTGATCGCGGCCGACAAGCGCGGCGACCGGCGGTTCGGTGTCAGCATCACGGTGGTCATGGCCGCCATCCTGCGCCTGCTGTGGCAATGGGTGACCCGCCGCTATCGCAAGTTCGGCACGGCGTCGGTTGTGTTCGGCCCGCCCGTGTCGTTGGCGGCCCTTGGCGATGATGTCGAACTGGACGATCTGGCCCAGACATTGCGCGACCGTATCCAGGACGTGATGCCCGTCCCCTTTGTGCCGCTGCTGTGCCGGTTGTTCCTGATGTCCCCCGATCCAATCGCGGAACATGACATGATGCACGAGGTGAAGGCCGCTGTGCCCTCGACCCGCGGCACAAGGCCCGCCTTGATCGACGCAGATCTGAACACCCGGATCACTCGGGCCCTCACGGATATGGAGCAGCGCGGAATGCTGCGCCGGTCCCCGGACGGATGGACCATGGAACAGAACGAAACGGCGCTGTTCCGCTTTTACGCGAATTCCATCGGCGATCTATATCCCGACAGCGTCACCATCGGCGATGCTGCGCGCGCAAAGTCATAA
- a CDS encoding ATP-dependent DNA helicase — translation MSTALALSDDQASAFDTVTEMLRGAGIDLDDALLMPPKSSATSVMAITGKAGSGKTLLLSELYKALEAAGVEVVSGDYESRRRKDRRTLAILAPTNKAASVLRFRGVPATTIHRILYTPVYDPEYERIAEWLAGNGDRPEVEGLTDEALDRAHAFYQTNKSIPGALAAAGLRGSDFITGWKRREEPLDIGFIDEASMLDDKQFEDLKDIFPTLLLFGDPAQLAPVNQSGTMVFDKLPEKRVMNLGRIHRQAADNPILDLAHALADPQVDFYRFEKMVEEAATKDERVVWGQRVEVDLMARSPVLVWRNATRIRLINAFRAVYEAPDDRLIEGEPLICDGLELPLKHRKKRLDLEARGLIKGAQVVYLGEGRKPGFSRLHVIGAEDPQVSAASIVKIEKPDEEEPFIPYAARMGATFLHGAAVTIHKAQGSQWNTVQVFAPDLYVAAKMNRTEAGQPLWKRLAYVAITRAQDRLIWVVRNRLSKPTGPLRVDDLRSVPAATLTLAPEDPV, via the coding sequence ATGTCCACCGCCCTTGCCCTTTCCGACGACCAGGCGTCCGCCTTTGACACCGTGACCGAGATGCTGCGGGGCGCAGGGATTGACCTGGATGACGCGCTGTTGATGCCGCCGAAATCCTCGGCCACAAGCGTCATGGCAATCACGGGCAAAGCCGGGTCGGGCAAGACGCTCCTGCTCTCGGAACTCTACAAGGCGCTCGAAGCGGCAGGGGTCGAGGTCGTGTCGGGCGACTACGAATCCCGCAGACGCAAAGACCGCCGCACGCTGGCCATCCTGGCACCCACAAACAAGGCGGCCAGCGTTTTGCGCTTTCGCGGCGTGCCTGCCACGACGATCCACCGCATCCTCTACACGCCCGTCTATGACCCCGAATACGAACGCATCGCGGAATGGCTGGCCGGCAATGGCGACCGGCCCGAGGTCGAGGGGCTGACGGACGAGGCGCTCGACCGCGCCCACGCCTTCTACCAGACCAACAAGTCGATCCCCGGCGCACTGGCCGCCGCCGGTCTGCGCGGCAGCGACTTCATCACCGGCTGGAAACGGCGCGAGGAACCGCTCGACATCGGTTTCATCGACGAAGCCTCCATGCTCGACGACAAGCAGTTCGAGGACCTGAAGGACATCTTCCCGACGCTCCTCCTATTCGGCGACCCGGCACAGCTTGCCCCGGTGAACCAGTCCGGCACCATGGTATTTGACAAGCTGCCGGAAAAGCGGGTGATGAACCTCGGCCGCATCCACCGGCAGGCGGCGGACAACCCGATCCTGGACCTTGCCCACGCGCTCGCCGACCCGCAGGTCGACTTCTACCGCTTCGAAAAGATGGTTGAGGAGGCGGCGACCAAGGACGAGCGGGTTGTCTGGGGCCAACGGGTGGAGGTGGACCTGATGGCCCGCAGCCCCGTCCTTGTCTGGCGCAACGCCACGCGCATCCGGCTGATCAACGCCTTCCGCGCCGTCTACGAAGCACCAGATGACCGGCTGATCGAAGGCGAACCGCTGATCTGCGACGGGCTGGAATTACCCTTGAAACACCGCAAGAAGCGGCTCGATCTTGAAGCGCGCGGGCTGATCAAGGGCGCGCAAGTTGTCTATCTGGGCGAGGGGCGCAAGCCCGGTTTCTCACGGCTGCATGTGATCGGAGCCGAGGACCCGCAGGTCTCTGCCGCCTCCATCGTGAAGATAGAAAAACCCGATGAGGAAGAGCCGTTTATCCCCTACGCGGCGCGTATGGGCGCGACATTTCTCCACGGTGCTGCGGTAACGATCCACAAGGCGCAAGGCAGCCAGTGGAATACGGTGCAGGTCTTTGCCCCCGACCTCTATGTTGCGGCAAAAATGAACCGGACCGAGGCGGGGCAACCGCTGTGGAAACGCCTCGCTTATGTCGCCATCACGCGCGCGCAGGATCGGCTGATCTGGGTGGTGCGCAACCGGTTGTCGAAACCAACAGGACCCCTGCGCGTGGACGATCTACGCAGCGTGCCCGCCGCAACGCTTACTCTGGCCCCCGAAGACCCTGTGTAG
- a CDS encoding acyl-homoserine-lactone synthase: MLRYVYASDLCDHPKLARTMFRDRADQFKTRLGWDVHVDKDGYERDEYDDLNPLYVIWEEPDGSHGGSMRFLPTTGRTMVNEHFGDLISGPITSPVIWECTRFCLTRGAGSHVAAALMLGGGEIMQNFGIEHFVGVFDARMVRIYRMIGSSPDVLGSAGTGRDRISVGLWHFDEAAAAAVGDRAGVPMERSRQWFDLAFGTASRRELARTA, from the coding sequence ATGCTGCGCTACGTTTACGCCTCCGATCTATGCGATCACCCCAAACTTGCCCGCACCATGTTCCGCGACCGCGCGGACCAGTTCAAGACCCGCCTCGGCTGGGACGTGCATGTGGACAAGGACGGATATGAGCGTGACGAATACGACGACCTGAACCCGCTCTATGTCATCTGGGAAGAACCTGATGGCTCCCACGGCGGCTCCATGCGCTTCTTGCCCACGACAGGCCGCACCATGGTGAACGAGCATTTTGGTGACCTGATCTCAGGCCCGATCACCAGCCCCGTCATCTGGGAATGCACCCGCTTTTGCCTGACCCGCGGCGCAGGCAGCCACGTGGCGGCGGCCCTGATGCTGGGCGGGGGCGAGATCATGCAGAACTTCGGGATCGAGCATTTCGTGGGTGTGTTCGACGCGCGCATGGTCCGCATCTACCGCATGATCGGCTCATCGCCCGACGTGCTGGGCAGCGCAGGCACGGGGCGCGACCGCATCAGCGTTGGCCTGTGGCATTTCGACGAGGCCGCCGCCGCAGCCGTGGGCGACCGCGCAGGCGTCCCGATGGAACGCTCGCGCCAGTGGTTCGACCTTGCCTTTGGCACCGCATCGCGCCGGGAACTCGCCCGCACGGCCTGA
- a CDS encoding TIGR02186 family protein has translation MLRWLLIALLFAVPAWAEEVVLGLSQDEVAITTSFDGSEILIFGAVKRETAIPEGELGVIVTIAGPPEPITVRRKERRFGIWVNTDAVEIDGAPSFYAVATSAPLDDVLGIRDNLQHKVSVPSMLRGVDTPNTVLDASAYVAALIRINTSVGAYQLLEGTVIVDEDTLFRTRISLPAALTEGAYETRIFLTRDAQVVASYETAIDVRKVGLERWLFSLSRENPFWYGIMSLAIAIAAGWLASAAFSLLRN, from the coding sequence ATGCTGCGCTGGCTGCTTATCGCGCTGCTCTTTGCTGTTCCCGCATGGGCCGAAGAGGTCGTGCTGGGTCTGAGCCAGGACGAAGTGGCCATCACCACCAGCTTTGACGGCTCGGAAATCCTGATCTTTGGCGCGGTGAAACGCGAAACGGCGATCCCGGAGGGCGAGTTGGGGGTCATCGTGACCATCGCCGGGCCGCCGGAGCCCATCACCGTCCGGCGCAAGGAGCGTCGCTTTGGGATTTGGGTCAATACGGATGCCGTGGAAATCGACGGCGCGCCCAGCTTTTACGCCGTCGCGACCAGCGCGCCGCTCGACGATGTGCTGGGCATTCGCGACAACCTGCAGCACAAGGTATCCGTCCCCAGCATGTTGCGCGGGGTCGACACGCCGAACACGGTGCTGGACGCCAGCGCCTATGTCGCCGCCCTGATCCGCATCAACACCTCTGTCGGCGCGTATCAGTTGCTTGAGGGTACAGTGATTGTGGATGAGGACACGCTGTTCCGCACCCGCATCAGCTTGCCTGCGGCGCTGACCGAAGGGGCATATGAGACACGGATCTTTCTGACGCGGGATGCGCAGGTCGTAGCGAGCTACGAGACGGCCATCGACGTGCGCAAGGTAGGTTTGGAGCGGTGGTTGTTCAGCTTGAGCCGCGAGAACCCGTTCTGGTACGGGATCATGTCACTGGCCATCGCCATTGCCGCAGGTTGGCTCGCCTCTGCCGCGTTTTCACTGCTGCGGAACTGA
- a CDS encoding sulfite exporter TauE/SafE family protein produces the protein MQIYLPIAEVSVNAFLLLGLGGMVGVLSGMFGVGGGFLMTPLLFFIGIPPAVAVATEANQIVASSFSGVLAHLRRKTVDLRMGTVLLIGGLIGAALGVLLFNYLKSLGQVDLLVRLCYVVFLGVIGALMFVESLNAIRKTAKGTAMPTRKKHGLIHKLPFKMRFRVSGLYISVIPPLLVGLLVGVLAAIMGVGGGFIMVPAMIYLLGMPTKVVVGTSLFQIIFVTAFTTMLHATTNYTVDVVLAVLLLVGGVIGAQIGTRIGVRMKAEQLRILLAIMVLAVCGKLAFDLLVMPSELYSIGASEGH, from the coding sequence ATGCAAATCTACCTGCCCATCGCCGAGGTATCGGTCAACGCATTCCTGCTTTTGGGACTGGGCGGTATGGTGGGCGTGCTTTCGGGTATGTTTGGCGTGGGCGGCGGGTTTCTGATGACCCCGCTGTTGTTCTTTATCGGCATCCCGCCCGCTGTGGCCGTGGCGACCGAGGCGAACCAGATCGTCGCCTCGTCCTTCTCGGGCGTGCTGGCGCATCTCAGGCGCAAGACGGTGGACCTGAGGATGGGGACCGTGCTGCTGATTGGCGGCCTCATAGGCGCAGCACTGGGCGTGCTGCTGTTCAACTACCTCAAGTCGCTGGGCCAGGTCGATCTGCTGGTGCGCCTGTGCTACGTCGTCTTCCTTGGCGTGATCGGCGCGCTGATGTTCGTCGAAAGCCTGAACGCGATCCGCAAGACGGCCAAGGGCACGGCGATGCCCACCCGCAAGAAACACGGGTTGATCCACAAGCTGCCGTTCAAGATGCGGTTTCGGGTGTCGGGCCTCTATATCTCGGTCATTCCGCCGCTGCTGGTTGGGCTTTTGGTTGGTGTCCTTGCGGCCATCATGGGTGTGGGCGGCGGATTTATCATGGTGCCTGCTATGATCTATCTGCTGGGCATGCCGACCAAGGTGGTTGTGGGCACGTCGCTGTTCCAGATCATTTTTGTTACCGCCTTCACCACGATGTTGCATGCCACCACCAACTATACGGTGGATGTGGTGCTGGCGGTGCTGCTGCTGGTGGGCGGCGTGATTGGCGCGCAGATTGGCACACGCATCGGGGTGCGGATGAAGGCGGAGCAATTGCGCATCCTGCTGGCCATCATGGTGCTGGCCGTCTGTGGCAAGCTGGCCTTTGATCTGCTGGTGATGCCGTCCGAGCTGTACTCCATCGGCGCGTCGGAGGGGCATTGA
- the ccrA gene encoding crotonyl-CoA carboxylase/reductase, which produces MALDTSIASYDAPEKDLYEMGEIPPMGYVPKQMYAWAIRRERHGEPDTAMQLEVVDVPTLDSHEVLVLVMAAGVNYNGVWASLGQPISPFDGHGQPFHIAGSDASGIVWAVGDKVKRWKVGDEVVIHCNQDDGDDEHCNGGDPMYSDSQRIWGYETPDGSFAQFTNVQAQQLMPRPKHLTWEESACYTLTLATAYRMLFGHEPHDLKPGQNVLVWGASGGLGSYAIQLINTAGANAIGVISDETKRDFVMDLGAKGVINRKDFNCWGQLPTVNTPEYGTWLKEARKFGKAIWDITGKGVNVDMVFEHPGESTFPVSSLVCKKGGMVVICAGTTGFNCTFDVRYMWMHQKRLQGSHFAHLKQAAAANNLMVERRLDPCMSEVFAWDDLREAHMKMLRNEHKPGNMSVLVQAPKTGLRTLEDALDARR; this is translated from the coding sequence ATGGCACTCGACACCAGCATCGCGTCCTACGACGCACCTGAAAAAGACCTCTACGAGATGGGTGAAATCCCGCCCATGGGGTATGTCCCGAAACAGATGTACGCATGGGCGATCCGCCGCGAACGTCATGGTGAACCGGACACGGCCATGCAGCTGGAAGTGGTCGATGTACCCACGCTCGACAGCCACGAGGTGCTGGTGCTCGTCATGGCCGCCGGTGTGAACTACAACGGCGTCTGGGCGTCGCTTGGTCAGCCGATCTCGCCCTTCGACGGGCATGGCCAGCCATTCCACATCGCAGGTTCCGACGCGTCGGGCATTGTGTGGGCCGTGGGTGACAAGGTGAAACGCTGGAAGGTTGGCGACGAGGTGGTGATCCACTGCAACCAGGACGACGGCGATGATGAGCACTGCAACGGCGGCGATCCGATGTATTCGGACAGCCAACGCATCTGGGGGTATGAGACACCTGACGGCTCCTTTGCACAGTTCACCAATGTGCAGGCGCAACAGCTCATGCCGCGCCCCAAGCACCTGACATGGGAAGAAAGCGCCTGCTACACGCTGACGCTGGCCACGGCGTACCGTATGCTCTTCGGTCACGAGCCACATGACCTGAAGCCCGGACAGAACGTTCTGGTCTGGGGGGCGTCGGGCGGTCTGGGCTCCTACGCGATCCAGTTGATCAACACGGCGGGTGCCAACGCCATCGGCGTCATCTCGGACGAGACCAAGCGTGACTTCGTGATGGACCTGGGTGCAAAGGGCGTCATCAACCGCAAGGACTTCAACTGCTGGGGTCAACTGCCGACGGTCAACACGCCCGAATACGGCACATGGCTGAAAGAGGCGCGCAAGTTCGGCAAGGCGATCTGGGACATCACCGGCAAGGGCGTCAACGTGGACATGGTGTTCGAGCACCCGGGCGAAAGCACATTCCCGGTGTCGTCGCTGGTCTGCAAAAAGGGCGGCATGGTCGTGATCTGCGCGGGCACCACCGGCTTCAACTGTACCTTTGACGTCCGCTACATGTGGATGCACCAGAAGCGTCTGCAGGGCAGCCATTTTGCCCATCTCAAGCAGGCTGCCGCCGCCAACAACCTGATGGTCGAGCGTCGCCTTGATCCCTGCATGTCCGAAGTGTTTGCCTGGGATGACCTGCGCGAGGCGCACATGAAAATGCTGCGCAACGAACACAAGCCCGGCAACATGTCGGTGCTGGTGCAGGCGCCCAAGACGGGCCTGCGCACGCTTGAGGATGCGCTGGACGCGCGCCGTTAA
- a CDS encoding helix-turn-helix transcriptional regulator → MVSVTTARQPLEPILEDLEQADGLAALQSASEEIRDHYGVDHVVYHWVDSAGDQYGCGTYSDVWRDRYLEQNYLRVDPVILGCFQRFHPVDWKRLDWSSKPARAFQAEAIAHGVGNQGFSVPIRGPNGQFALFTVSHSCDDDTWAAWTDAHRRDLILIAHTFNEKALEFEPDRAPEQSQALSPREVDAMTFLAMGYSRAQVADTLSISEHTLRVYIESARFKLGAMNTTHAVARAMSRGLIVV, encoded by the coding sequence ATGGTCAGCGTCACGACGGCGAGGCAGCCGTTGGAACCTATTTTGGAGGATTTGGAACAAGCTGACGGGCTCGCCGCCCTCCAGTCGGCATCCGAAGAAATACGCGACCATTATGGCGTCGATCACGTGGTGTATCACTGGGTCGATTCCGCCGGGGATCAATACGGTTGCGGCACATATTCGGATGTCTGGCGGGACCGGTATCTTGAGCAGAATTATCTGCGGGTGGATCCGGTTATCCTGGGGTGTTTTCAACGGTTTCACCCGGTCGACTGGAAGCGGCTCGATTGGAGCAGCAAACCCGCCCGCGCGTTCCAGGCCGAAGCCATCGCTCACGGGGTCGGGAACCAGGGGTTTTCCGTTCCGATCCGGGGACCGAACGGACAGTTCGCGCTCTTTACGGTCAGCCACTCATGCGACGACGACACGTGGGCCGCATGGACGGACGCGCACCGCCGCGACCTGATCCTGATCGCGCACACGTTCAACGAAAAGGCGCTTGAATTCGAACCAGACCGGGCGCCCGAACAGTCCCAGGCCCTCAGCCCGCGCGAGGTTGATGCGATGACCTTTCTGGCCATGGGATACAGCCGCGCGCAGGTCGCCGACACGTTGTCGATCTCGGAACACACGCTGCGCGTCTACATCGAAAGCGCCCGGTTCAAGCTGGGCGCGATGAACACGACACATGCCGTTGCCCGGGCCATGAGCAGGGGTTTGATCGTGGTGTAA